One segment of Trichlorobacter ammonificans DNA contains the following:
- a CDS encoding choice-of-anchor X domain-containing protein: protein MYNRLPVRLTALWCIVLLVCSSVLPAAAALHPLSMLQHNQSTGIGDIDITISLDWNPDTVNTSVTPRGMTRAETEAAVRSYAASLHAMTNGLHRLRNVYVYTNRKSWANADIRYIGTKAGRSEANIAGWQTPNQQITMYVYEDDSQVDEYPGPVLAHESGHYVYGLLDEYREQGAQAQTISQLIAAGLSYMPSGEDDGSQPSIMNQHASYPNWFSTAEGYAGPAVRLNTAHYRVYGKSIWDTLTSAPTSDPEYAQGFGRQQFEAFAGKRVRSAGDLKAGQTGTLNGYDAALNIVWVDAPILNLVLLDANIPAARWPEALNAVATLTEHTPSQSYLEVLSGGDIAVPRTLVTDGTRTSLATQARGVTQGKAVALQDALVRAVEETKKYRATLKNPQVSVIHLLTASNQPVSASLLTTLRANNIMLKILYSDTPEARTAAKATQRPAPRALKASDPSSAADGQVYLSQLSQATGGSFTTANSPAELENRAALATQELEGYAPAIINESVMAALAANQSYSMQFTVGRHDPVPLIIMSASKADFARLSPSLTDPKGQKVTGSTAGITLVEDSENGGWLWLIDPDTYTGSLGVWTARLTASAAVSNEVGMLAASISELQMQLDVIQRPVLGNLLEVSLRLGRPILHARVRVTVYNESGTPLRSGVLLSDDGKHGDLRPNDGIYTLSLNDLKPGEYSFAVVVDDNGGTAIVSDRGTMFNPKKSARADEYTGPFQRIDEATFAVAALPASPGDGGGGGGGCAVGSGTSGDLLLAMTVIVPVLYLLLPRRRRH from the coding sequence ATGTACAACCGTCTGCCTGTCCGCCTCACCGCCCTCTGGTGCATTGTTCTGCTCGTCTGCAGCAGCGTCCTGCCGGCTGCCGCGGCACTGCACCCCCTCAGCATGCTGCAGCACAACCAAAGCACGGGCATTGGCGACATTGACATCACCATCTCTCTGGACTGGAACCCGGATACGGTCAACACGTCCGTCACGCCCCGCGGCATGACCAGGGCTGAAACCGAGGCTGCCGTGAGAAGCTACGCCGCGTCCCTGCATGCCATGACCAACGGCCTGCACCGCCTGCGCAACGTCTACGTGTACACGAACAGGAAATCCTGGGCCAACGCCGATATCCGCTACATCGGCACCAAAGCCGGACGGTCGGAGGCCAATATTGCCGGCTGGCAGACACCGAACCAGCAGATCACCATGTACGTCTACGAGGACGACAGCCAGGTCGATGAGTACCCCGGACCGGTTCTGGCCCACGAATCGGGGCATTACGTGTACGGCCTGCTGGACGAATACCGTGAACAGGGCGCCCAGGCCCAGACCATCAGCCAACTGATTGCAGCCGGACTAAGCTACATGCCCTCCGGCGAAGATGACGGTTCCCAACCCTCTATCATGAACCAGCATGCAAGCTATCCCAACTGGTTTTCCACGGCAGAAGGCTATGCCGGCCCGGCTGTCAGGCTGAACACCGCGCACTACCGCGTCTACGGCAAGTCGATCTGGGACACCCTCACCTCGGCTCCCACCAGTGATCCCGAGTATGCGCAAGGGTTCGGCCGCCAGCAGTTCGAAGCCTTTGCGGGAAAAAGGGTACGGTCGGCCGGCGATCTGAAGGCCGGCCAGACGGGTACCCTGAACGGCTATGACGCAGCCCTGAACATCGTCTGGGTCGACGCGCCGATTCTCAACCTGGTGCTGCTGGACGCAAACATTCCGGCTGCACGCTGGCCCGAAGCACTGAACGCGGTCGCCACGCTGACGGAACATACGCCGTCGCAGAGCTACCTGGAGGTGCTGAGCGGCGGCGATATCGCCGTGCCGCGCACTCTGGTGACTGACGGCACGCGTACCAGCCTCGCGACGCAGGCGCGCGGCGTGACGCAGGGAAAAGCGGTCGCTCTTCAGGATGCCCTTGTGCGTGCCGTCGAGGAGACGAAAAAATACCGCGCCACCCTCAAAAATCCCCAGGTCTCCGTTATCCATCTGCTGACCGCTTCAAACCAGCCCGTCTCCGCGTCACTGCTGACAACGCTGCGTGCGAACAACATCATGTTGAAGATTCTCTACAGCGACACCCCGGAAGCGCGCACGGCCGCCAAAGCGACACAGCGGCCCGCACCACGGGCGTTGAAGGCGTCCGATCCGTCATCCGCTGCCGATGGCCAGGTGTACCTGAGCCAGCTCAGTCAGGCCACCGGCGGCAGCTTCACCACCGCCAACTCCCCCGCGGAGCTGGAGAACCGGGCGGCTTTGGCCACGCAGGAGCTTGAAGGGTACGCTCCAGCCATCATCAACGAGTCGGTCATGGCCGCCCTTGCCGCCAATCAGTCGTACAGCATGCAGTTCACCGTCGGCAGACATGATCCGGTACCGCTGATCATCATGAGCGCTTCGAAAGCTGATTTTGCACGGCTTTCCCCCAGCCTGACCGATCCGAAGGGCCAGAAGGTCACCGGCAGCACCGCCGGCATCACCCTGGTGGAGGACAGTGAGAACGGCGGATGGCTCTGGCTGATCGACCCGGACACCTACACCGGCTCGCTGGGCGTCTGGACCGCACGCTTGACCGCCTCGGCGGCGGTGAGCAATGAAGTCGGCATGCTGGCCGCCAGTATTTCGGAACTGCAGATGCAGCTCGACGTGATTCAGCGGCCGGTGCTGGGCAATCTGCTGGAAGTCTCCCTCAGGCTGGGGCGCCCGATTCTGCATGCCAGGGTCCGGGTCACCGTGTACAACGAAAGCGGCACCCCGCTCCGCTCTGGCGTGCTCCTCTCCGATGACGGGAAACACGGCGACCTGCGACCGAATGACGGAATCTATACTCTGTCCCTCAACGATCTCAAGCCGGGCGAGTATTCATTCGCCGTGGTCGTGGACGACAACGGCGGTACTGCCATTGTTTCCGACCGGGGCACCATGTTCAACCCCAAGAAAAGCGCACGGGCCGACGAATATACCGGTCCGTTCCAGCGGATCGACGAGGCGACCTTTGCGGTTGCCGCCCTGCCTGCATCCCCGGGCGACGGCGGAGGAGGAGGAGGAGGCTGCGCTGTCGGCAGCGGCACCTCCGGCGACCTCCTGCTGGCCATGACCGTGATCGTGCCAGTGCTCTACCTGCTCCTGCCCCGCCGGCGGCGGCATTGA
- a CDS encoding polysaccharide deacetylase family protein: MTTRETGTVRTATSIILLYHRIGMPRPSSLVWGQYVAPPLFRSQLGCLAAEGWEGISLERAITGPSDGRNTFALTFDDAYLSVYEHAFPVLVERGLTATLYVVVDSVGTVNQWDCQRGDCVERIMTLGQIREMADRGFEIGSHTLSHPHLTGLDDDRLRRELVDSKHRLEDLLGREVSSLSYPYGDHDQRVIEAARAAGYRNAVSTVLGTVAAARSTYEIPRINVRWNAIGPLLKRKIRRAVRKTMVVPCQP, encoded by the coding sequence ATGACGACCAGGGAAACCGGCACCGTTCGCACCGCGACCTCGATCATACTGCTCTATCACCGGATAGGAATGCCCCGCCCCTCCTCCCTGGTCTGGGGCCAGTATGTCGCACCGCCGCTCTTCCGCTCGCAGCTCGGCTGTCTCGCTGCGGAGGGGTGGGAGGGAATTTCACTGGAGCGCGCCATCACCGGCCCTTCCGACGGCCGGAATACGTTTGCCCTTACCTTCGACGATGCCTACCTGAGCGTCTACGAACACGCCTTTCCGGTACTGGTCGAGCGGGGACTGACGGCCACGCTCTACGTCGTGGTCGACAGCGTCGGCACGGTCAACCAGTGGGATTGTCAGCGGGGGGACTGCGTCGAGCGGATCATGACCCTCGGCCAGATCAGGGAAATGGCGGACCGCGGCTTCGAGATCGGCTCCCATACGCTGAGCCACCCTCACCTCACCGGCCTCGATGACGACCGGTTGCGCCGCGAACTGGTCGACTCGAAGCACCGGCTTGAGGACCTGCTGGGCAGGGAGGTGAGCTCACTGTCGTATCCCTATGGCGATCACGACCAGCGCGTGATCGAGGCCGCCCGTGCAGCCGGCTACCGCAATGCCGTATCCACGGTGCTCGGCACGGTCGCCGCAGCGAGAAGCACCTATGAAATCCCCCGGATAAACGTTCGCTGGAATGCCATAGGACCGCTCTTGAAACGCAAGATCAGAAGGGCGGTTCGCAAGACGATGGTGGTGCCATGTCAACCTTGA
- a CDS encoding glycosyltransferase family 4 protein translates to MSTLKILKAITPSGIGGAELFVVNACRAFLGLKADVRLFCPAGRPFVDYSRERGLTPTTWKTSGKVDPVTVFKLARLIRQERFNVIHTHLSTASLLGALAARLAGVPSVAHVHGLNSATCYRYSTALIAVSEAVKAHLCTQGVRPEKIHVIHNGVDLVRFKPRPLSEAKHALGYDTHTPLFGVFGRLSPEKGQEVAIEAMAQLAASVPDALLLLIGEGKDRERLARFAATLGIEKNIVFAGFRKDVREVMAACDAVIVPSRKEGFGLTAAEAMALGRPVIATAVGGLPEIVVDGDTGLLVRPNDSHALAAALEAVAHDPVMAGTMGAHGRKRAERLFDLQAQMAKVLSLLNGTVAPAPRLRQEYATVKNVLRSIMLLSVPHLHEQAHLLTWC, encoded by the coding sequence ATGTCAACCTTGAAAATACTGAAAGCCATTACCCCTTCCGGCATTGGTGGTGCGGAGCTGTTCGTCGTCAACGCCTGCCGGGCATTTCTGGGATTGAAGGCCGATGTTCGGCTTTTCTGCCCGGCCGGACGGCCATTCGTCGACTACTCCCGGGAGCGGGGCCTTACCCCCACCACCTGGAAGACCAGCGGCAAGGTCGACCCGGTAACCGTGTTCAAGCTGGCCCGCCTGATCAGACAGGAACGATTCAACGTCATCCATACGCACCTCTCCACCGCCAGCCTGCTCGGCGCATTGGCCGCACGGCTTGCTGGTGTTCCCTCAGTGGCCCATGTCCACGGACTCAACAGCGCCACCTGCTACCGCTACTCCACCGCGCTTATTGCCGTGTCCGAAGCGGTGAAGGCGCACCTCTGCACCCAGGGAGTCCGGCCGGAAAAAATTCATGTGATCCACAATGGTGTCGATCTGGTCCGCTTCAAGCCACGGCCGCTTTCAGAAGCCAAGCATGCCCTGGGATACGATACCCATACGCCGCTCTTCGGCGTTTTCGGGCGCCTCTCTCCCGAAAAGGGGCAGGAAGTGGCCATTGAAGCCATGGCGCAGCTTGCTGCCTCGGTTCCCGACGCCCTGCTGCTGCTGATTGGCGAAGGCAAGGACCGGGAACGGCTCGCCCGCTTCGCCGCGACGCTCGGCATTGAAAAGAATATTGTTTTCGCTGGATTCAGAAAGGATGTCCGAGAGGTGATGGCGGCCTGCGATGCGGTGATCGTGCCCTCCCGCAAGGAGGGGTTCGGCCTGACCGCAGCGGAAGCCATGGCACTCGGCCGGCCGGTCATCGCAACTGCCGTGGGCGGCTTACCGGAAATTGTCGTCGATGGGGACACCGGTCTGCTGGTACGCCCCAATGACTCGCACGCCCTTGCGGCAGCCCTGGAAGCCGTGGCTCACGACCCGGTCATGGCCGGAACCATGGGAGCCCACGGCCGCAAACGGGCTGAACGGCTGTTCGATCTGCAGGCCCAGATGGCGAAGGTGCTGTCGCTGCTGAACGGTACGGTCGCCCCCGCTCCCCGGCTGCGGCAGGAGTATGCCACCGTCAAGAACGTCCTGCGCTCGATCATGCTCCTGTCCGTCCCCCACCTGCACGAACAGGCCCACCTCCTGACCTGGTGCTGA
- the mrtJ gene encoding JDVT-CTERM system glutamic-type intramembrane protease MrtJ: protein MKQQYETALLFLAAVPVAAVALHAGLVPRFSPVPLWYLLIAAPLWEELFFRGVIQRRLHETSRGSRHIAGLSTANWLTSLLFMMAHLPFHGISAAATLAPSLALGRQFEQYRHLVPCILLHGWFNLSWLLLARS, encoded by the coding sequence ATGAAGCAGCAATACGAAACCGCACTGCTCTTTCTGGCCGCCGTCCCGGTGGCCGCAGTGGCTCTGCATGCCGGCCTGGTCCCCCGTTTCTCGCCGGTTCCCCTGTGGTACCTGCTCATCGCCGCCCCGCTCTGGGAAGAACTATTCTTCCGGGGCGTCATACAGCGACGGCTGCATGAAACCTCCCGAGGAAGCCGGCATATTGCCGGCTTATCAACCGCCAACTGGCTGACAAGCCTGCTCTTCATGATGGCTCACCTGCCGTTTCACGGTATATCCGCTGCAGCGACCCTCGCCCCCTCCCTGGCGCTGGGCCGGCAGTTTGAGCAATACCGGCACCTCGTTCCCTGCATCCTGCTGCACGGCTGGTTCAACCTCTCCTGGTTGCTGCTGGCGCGGAGCTGA
- the tadA gene encoding tRNA adenosine(34) deaminase TadA, protein MTRERDHAYWMDKAIAEARRAEDKEEVPIGCVIVKEGRIIARAHNLRESKQDPAAHAELLAVRKAAKKLGSWRLLDCTLYVTLEPCLMCMGAIILARIPQVVFGCFDPKAGAAGSLYDLSNDTRLNHRFALVSGIREAECSRLLSAFFSRLRRRRQQCGA, encoded by the coding sequence ATGACGCGTGAGCGGGACCACGCTTACTGGATGGACAAAGCGATTGCTGAAGCCCGCCGGGCGGAGGACAAGGAGGAGGTACCGATCGGGTGCGTGATCGTGAAGGAGGGACGAATTATCGCCCGCGCCCATAATCTGCGCGAATCGAAGCAGGACCCTGCTGCCCACGCCGAGCTGCTGGCTGTCCGCAAGGCGGCGAAGAAGCTGGGCTCCTGGCGGCTCCTGGACTGCACCCTCTATGTGACCCTGGAACCCTGCCTGATGTGCATGGGAGCGATCATCCTGGCCCGTATTCCGCAGGTGGTGTTCGGCTGCTTTGATCCCAAGGCCGGCGCGGCCGGTTCGCTGTATGACCTTTCCAACGATACGCGGCTCAATCACCGCTTCGCCCTGGTGAGCGGGATACGGGAGGCCGAATGCTCGCGGCTGCTGTCGGCGTTCTTCAGCCGGTTGCGCCGGCGGCGTCAACAATGCGGCGCTTGA
- a CDS encoding HD-GYP domain-containing protein, with the protein MSDCFWRPISVDCVDPASFPEVALYLKTGGKYVLYKDEQRRFCEADQRRLENSRIEFLYVRSGDLKEVNSYLEQNLSRILDRNDVTGAAKGLILYQTSVNYVIDIFESPEQAACLDRCRSLIRHMMSYVADEEHALESLRTIAAHNDYIFSHSVQVAALNLLIHEKIFRLTQEEMIEVGIGSLLHDFGMTFIADEILEKPGALSEAEYLSVKEHAHKGYEFLKNLGLGEVALHIVRYHHERFDGQGYPSGRQQKDIPRSAQLAAICDTYSALTSERGYRPAYPQAEALRMMREEASNGLFNYEYFRQFEGVMTTTRGVSDQERTHLASTAPGQGGAHDA; encoded by the coding sequence ATGAGTGATTGTTTTTGGCGGCCCATCAGCGTCGACTGTGTCGACCCGGCATCGTTTCCGGAGGTGGCGCTGTATCTGAAGACCGGTGGCAAATACGTGCTCTACAAGGATGAACAGCGGCGATTCTGCGAAGCCGACCAGCGGCGTCTGGAGAACAGCCGGATCGAGTTTCTCTACGTCAGGAGCGGCGATCTCAAGGAGGTTAACAGCTACCTGGAGCAGAACCTCTCCCGCATACTGGACCGTAACGATGTCACCGGCGCGGCCAAGGGGCTGATCCTGTATCAGACCTCGGTCAACTATGTCATCGACATCTTCGAGTCACCGGAACAGGCTGCCTGCCTGGACCGCTGCCGCAGCCTGATCAGGCACATGATGAGTTACGTGGCGGATGAGGAACATGCCCTTGAATCGTTGCGGACCATCGCCGCCCACAACGACTACATCTTTTCCCACAGTGTTCAGGTAGCGGCCCTTAACCTCCTGATCCACGAGAAGATATTCAGGCTGACCCAGGAAGAGATGATCGAGGTCGGCATCGGCTCACTGCTGCACGACTTTGGTATGACCTTTATTGCCGATGAAATACTGGAAAAACCCGGCGCCCTCTCCGAAGCCGAATACCTCAGCGTGAAGGAGCATGCGCACAAAGGGTACGAGTTCCTCAAAAACCTCGGCCTGGGAGAGGTGGCCCTGCATATCGTCCGCTACCACCACGAGCGTTTCGACGGACAAGGGTATCCCTCGGGCAGGCAGCAGAAGGATATTCCCCGCAGCGCCCAGTTGGCCGCCATCTGCGATACCTACAGCGCCCTGACCAGCGAGCGGGGCTACCGACCTGCCTACCCGCAGGCCGAGGCCCTGCGGATGATGCGCGAGGAGGCCAGCAACGGTCTGTTCAACTATGAGTATTTCCGGCAGTTCGAAGGGGTGATGACCACCACCAGGGGGGTGTCGGACCAGGAACGTACGCACCTTGCTTCTACCGCACCGGGGCAGGGGGGGGCGCATGACGCGTGA
- a CDS encoding SPFH domain-containing protein: MPATFFVVAVLAVIVAATVFAGVKTVPQGQEWVVERLGKFHVTLKPGLNFIIPYIDNVAYRVSTKGDVLAIGSQEVITRDNAVIITNAVAFIKVTDPTRAVYEIQNYEYAIQNLVMTSLRAIIGQMDLNSALSEREHIKARLQDNIAKEVAAWGIYVQSVEIQDIKPSDSMQKAMEQQASAERFKQATILEAEGRREAMIREADGKLEAAKREADAQIRLAEASARAIGDISAAIQDRDLPAVFLLGDRYVNALQKMATSQNGKMVMLPADLPAAIRGIMGKG, translated from the coding sequence ATGCCTGCCACATTCTTTGTTGTCGCCGTTTTGGCCGTCATCGTCGCCGCAACCGTCTTTGCCGGGGTCAAGACCGTTCCCCAGGGGCAGGAGTGGGTGGTGGAGCGGCTGGGCAAGTTCCACGTCACCCTCAAGCCGGGGCTGAACTTCATCATCCCCTACATCGACAACGTGGCCTACCGGGTCTCCACCAAGGGGGACGTGCTGGCCATCGGTTCCCAGGAGGTGATCACCCGGGACAACGCCGTGATCATCACCAACGCCGTGGCCTTCATCAAGGTCACCGATCCCACCCGTGCCGTCTACGAGATTCAGAACTACGAATACGCCATCCAGAACCTGGTCATGACGTCGCTGCGGGCCATCATCGGCCAGATGGATCTGAACAGCGCCCTGTCGGAGCGGGAGCATATCAAGGCCCGGCTGCAGGACAACATCGCCAAGGAGGTTGCGGCCTGGGGCATCTACGTGCAGTCGGTGGAGATCCAGGATATCAAGCCGTCCGACTCCATGCAGAAGGCTATGGAGCAGCAGGCCAGCGCCGAGCGGTTCAAGCAGGCCACCATCCTTGAAGCGGAGGGGCGGCGGGAAGCGATGATCCGTGAGGCCGACGGCAAGCTGGAGGCGGCAAAGCGGGAGGCTGACGCCCAGATCCGGCTGGCCGAGGCATCGGCCCGGGCCATAGGCGACATCAGTGCCGCCATCCAGGACCGCGACCTGCCGGCGGTTTTCCTGCTGGGGGACCGCTACGTCAATGCGTTGCAGAAGATGGCCACCTCGCAGAACGGCAAGATGGTCATGCTGCCGGCGGACCTGCCGGCAGCCATCCGCGGCATCATGGGGAAGGGGTAG
- a CDS encoding NfeD family protein, translating into MKLEWWYWMVAGLLMIGLELVIPSFTIIWFGLGALVVGLLLFLLPELPAWLQVLLWALASVGFTVLWFRYLRDRGDRTHAGLSKEGIVGESGMVIRGTDDSYQKGTVRFRISILGADEWTCYAEEPLKVGDTVQVIDIEGQILKVKKL; encoded by the coding sequence ATGAAGCTCGAATGGTGGTACTGGATGGTCGCGGGGCTTCTCATGATCGGCCTGGAGTTGGTGATCCCGTCATTCACCATCATCTGGTTCGGTCTGGGGGCCTTGGTGGTGGGGCTGCTGCTCTTTCTGCTGCCGGAGCTGCCGGCTTGGCTGCAGGTACTGCTCTGGGCCTTGGCCTCGGTCGGCTTCACCGTTCTCTGGTTCAGATATCTGCGGGACCGGGGTGATCGCACCCATGCCGGTCTTTCCAAGGAGGGGATCGTGGGGGAGTCGGGCATGGTTATCCGCGGTACCGACGACTCCTACCAGAAGGGAACGGTCAGATTCCGGATCTCGATCCTGGGGGCGGACGAATGGACCTGTTACGCCGAAGAGCCGCTCAAGGTGGGGGACACGGTGCAGGTGATCGATATCGAAGGCCAGATACTGAAAGTGAAGAAACTTTAG
- a CDS encoding V-type ATP synthase subunit D: MIHPTRTNLLLLKEKSRSVQNSTGILKARRQALIRELLAATAPFLASRHAVRSAYGRALRELAIALALEGDRQLVSLAAVAEQDLGLEVGEHAVMGLRYREVTVRQSPLRSPLARGYDPLVATVHLEETLRQFEEILQAMLDIAAWENKVRRLGREVVRVTRRIRVLEERILPGLQGQVRSIAQFLGEREREAAFRLKRFRDLRGREAE; the protein is encoded by the coding sequence ATGATCCATCCCACCCGAACCAACCTGCTGCTGCTCAAGGAAAAGAGCCGTTCGGTGCAGAACAGCACCGGCATTCTCAAGGCACGGCGCCAGGCCCTGATCCGCGAACTGCTGGCCGCCACCGCGCCGTTTCTCGCCTCGCGGCATGCGGTGCGCAGCGCCTACGGCCGTGCCCTGCGGGAGCTGGCCATCGCCCTGGCCCTTGAAGGGGACCGGCAACTGGTTTCCCTGGCCGCGGTGGCGGAACAGGACCTGGGACTGGAGGTGGGGGAACATGCCGTCATGGGGCTGCGCTATCGGGAGGTGACGGTGCGCCAGTCGCCGCTCCGTTCTCCCTTGGCTCGCGGCTACGACCCCCTGGTTGCCACGGTTCACCTTGAGGAGACCCTGCGACAGTTCGAGGAGATCCTGCAGGCGATGCTGGATATCGCCGCCTGGGAGAACAAGGTGCGGCGGCTGGGGCGGGAGGTGGTGCGGGTGACGCGGCGGATACGGGTGCTGGAGGAGCGGATTCTGCCCGGTCTGCAGGGGCAGGTGCGCAGCATCGCCCAGTTCCTGGGGGAGCGGGAGCGGGAGGCTGCCTTTCGTCTGAAACGGTTTCGGGACCTGCGGGGGCGGGAGGCGGAATGA
- a CDS encoding V-type ATP synthase subunit B yields the protein MRLSEHAYRSVTAIRGPLVFLDRVRRVRFGEVVRIAAPDGGTLEGEVIKIDNDTVLVQVMGETRGLGTDAAVVFSDAVKRAPLSPAVVGRIFNGSFVPLDGEPPFIPERWGPISGAPINPVARARPQDFIETGFSTIDALNTLVRGQKLPIFSCAGLPAREMAAGILKNARLAGGGRFVVVFVALGLTHHEYAAYLDVLSGMQGGFTAFINRAGEPVIERLLAPRFGLAVAEYLAFRHGMDVLVLITDMVNYCDALREVSTAREELPGRRGYPGYLYSDLSSLYERAGRIRGLPGSVTMLPVVTMPEDDITHPVPDLTGYITEGQIVLSRELHQQGIFPPVDVLPSLSRLMQQGIGAGRTREDHRALANRLYRHYARGRDLRRLEAIVGRDGLGERDRRMLDFADAFERELVHQGDERRSVAESLDRGSALLERFSLTE from the coding sequence ATGCGGCTCAGTGAACATGCCTACCGCAGCGTGACCGCCATCCGCGGCCCCCTGGTCTTCCTGGACCGGGTGCGCCGGGTGCGCTTCGGCGAGGTGGTGCGGATCGCCGCTCCCGATGGCGGAACCCTGGAAGGGGAAGTGATCAAGATCGACAACGACACGGTGCTGGTGCAGGTGATGGGAGAAACCCGCGGGCTGGGCACCGATGCCGCCGTCGTCTTCAGCGACGCGGTCAAGCGGGCCCCCCTGTCCCCCGCGGTGGTGGGACGGATCTTCAACGGCTCCTTCGTCCCCCTTGACGGCGAGCCCCCCTTCATCCCGGAACGGTGGGGGCCGATCTCCGGCGCCCCGATCAACCCGGTGGCCCGTGCCCGGCCCCAGGATTTCATCGAGACCGGTTTCAGCACCATCGATGCCCTGAATACCCTGGTGCGGGGGCAGAAGCTGCCGATCTTCTCCTGCGCCGGCCTGCCGGCCCGGGAGATGGCTGCCGGTATCCTGAAAAACGCCCGGCTGGCCGGGGGTGGGCGCTTCGTGGTGGTCTTCGTGGCCCTGGGGCTGACCCATCACGAATATGCCGCCTATCTCGACGTGCTGTCCGGAATGCAGGGGGGCTTCACCGCCTTCATCAACCGGGCCGGAGAGCCGGTGATCGAGCGGCTGCTGGCCCCCCGCTTCGGCCTGGCAGTGGCCGAATACCTGGCCTTCCGCCACGGCATGGACGTGCTGGTGCTGATCACCGACATGGTCAACTACTGCGACGCCCTGCGGGAGGTCTCCACGGCCCGGGAGGAGTTGCCGGGACGGCGGGGCTATCCCGGCTACCTCTACTCCGATCTCTCTTCCCTGTACGAGCGGGCCGGCCGGATCCGGGGGCTTCCCGGCTCCGTCACCATGCTGCCGGTGGTGACCATGCCGGAGGATGACATCACCCATCCGGTGCCGGACCTGACCGGCTACATCACCGAAGGGCAGATCGTGCTGTCGCGGGAACTGCACCAGCAGGGGATCTTCCCGCCGGTGGACGTGCTGCCCAGCCTTTCCCGCCTGATGCAGCAGGGGATCGGCGCCGGCCGCACCCGCGAGGATCACCGTGCCCTGGCAAACCGCCTCTACCGCCACTACGCCCGTGGCCGGGACCTGCGCCGCCTGGAGGCGATCGTGGGACGCGACGGGCTGGGGGAGCGGGACCGCCGGATGCTGGACTTTGCCGACGCTTTCGAGCGGGAACTGGTGCACCAGGGGGATGAGCGGCGCAGCGTGGCGGAGAGCCTGGACCGGGGGAGCGCGTTGCTGGAGCGGTTTTCGCTGACGGAGTGA